One window of the Hyalangium minutum genome contains the following:
- a CDS encoding PD-(D/E)XK nuclease family protein — MRRTTLTNDFSWSKSRHEKFSECLRAYYLYYYRSWGGWEAEAAKDVRELYVLKKLNNRYTWAGSVVHECVRDVLLDWRAGRSVDPAEAEARARRLMQDDFRHSQKKAYWTQKHRKSFTGLVEHEYAEPVTDEAWKQNWETVRQALSWFFSSRWPALARSLKPAQWLEVDAGFDFSSFTLDGLKVFAIPDFAYVDDTGAPVVVDWKTGKAREGYDDQVLGYALYVSQRYKFPLEKVRASLVYLNEGLEQDVHVDLEAMDAFKGRFAQSVARMREVLADPATNAPKDVSVFPQSEDLSPCVRCVFRRPCGRQEAAAQFQAQQQQQAQTSAPKVA, encoded by the coding sequence ATGAGGCGCACCACGCTCACCAATGACTTCTCCTGGTCCAAGAGCCGCCACGAGAAGTTCTCTGAATGCCTTCGGGCCTACTACCTCTATTACTACCGCTCGTGGGGCGGGTGGGAAGCGGAGGCGGCGAAGGACGTGCGCGAGCTGTACGTCCTCAAGAAGCTGAACAACCGCTACACGTGGGCCGGCAGCGTGGTGCACGAGTGCGTGCGGGACGTGCTGCTGGACTGGCGCGCGGGGCGCTCGGTGGACCCGGCCGAGGCCGAGGCCCGGGCCCGCAGGCTGATGCAGGACGACTTCCGGCACTCGCAGAAGAAGGCGTACTGGACGCAGAAGCACCGCAAGTCCTTCACCGGGCTGGTGGAGCACGAGTATGCCGAGCCCGTCACGGACGAGGCGTGGAAGCAGAACTGGGAGACGGTGCGCCAGGCGCTCTCGTGGTTCTTCTCTTCGCGGTGGCCGGCGCTGGCGCGCTCGCTCAAGCCCGCCCAGTGGCTCGAGGTGGACGCGGGCTTCGACTTCTCCAGCTTCACCCTGGATGGACTCAAGGTGTTCGCCATCCCCGACTTCGCCTACGTGGACGACACGGGCGCGCCCGTGGTGGTGGACTGGAAGACGGGCAAGGCGCGCGAGGGCTATGACGACCAGGTGCTGGGCTACGCGCTCTATGTCTCCCAGCGCTACAAGTTCCCGCTGGAGAAGGTGCGCGCCTCGCTGGTGTACCTGAACGAGGGGCTGGAGCAGGACGTGCACGTGGACCTGGAGGCCATGGATGCCTTCAAGGGCCGCTTCGCCCAGAGCGTGGCCCGCATGCGCGAGGTGCTGGCCGATCCCGCCACCAACGCGCCCAAGGATGTCTCGGTGTTCCCTCAGTCCGAGGACCTGTCCCCGTGCGTGCGCTGTGTCTTCCGGCGGCCCTGCGGACGGCAGGAGGCGGCGGCGCAGTTCCAGGCGCAGCAGCAGCAGCAGGCGCAGACCTCCGCGCCCAAGGTGGCCTGA
- a CDS encoding dienelactone hydrolase family protein, which yields MRERAGVPGKIGGVVLLVGLLVGCAGNRPAEAEALAVSKPAMPALWGSLTPGPFDVGVRVIMLPAQALSPREEAGPPSPQVTLWYPVARGQRGGSRLRYRDYVALSGLESHARLAEGAAAGEKAVSEYNQLLLQNGVPALAVAAWLGSEVAAGLDAPAAPGRFPLVLVAQGLFHSAHHQALLAEYLASQGYAVATTPSFARALPPGPVEDVLAGARLQARHLERALAMLRSESMVDPARVAVVGHSFGARAAFLFSLRRPVAAFVSLDGGIANQQGKDWLKGLSDFRPADFHVPLLHLYQPGDEVVAPDFEFVRSLRGADRWLIRMEGLRHLDFTSLGAAAAIAPELAPSGRAAPTAEAWASTVRVTGVFLDAHLQGRPEVLTSAAAGLPPGAVEHLKPAAP from the coding sequence ATGCGTGAGCGTGCGGGAGTGCCTGGGAAGATCGGGGGAGTGGTCCTCCTCGTAGGGCTGCTGGTGGGGTGTGCTGGGAATCGGCCTGCGGAAGCGGAGGCCCTTGCTGTCTCGAAGCCTGCAATGCCAGCGCTGTGGGGCTCGCTCACTCCGGGGCCCTTCGACGTGGGCGTGCGGGTGATCATGTTGCCCGCGCAGGCGCTCTCTCCCCGGGAGGAAGCCGGGCCCCCTTCGCCTCAAGTGACGCTCTGGTACCCCGTGGCGCGCGGGCAGCGCGGCGGTTCGCGCCTGCGCTACCGGGACTATGTGGCGCTCTCCGGCCTGGAGTCTCATGCGCGTCTGGCTGAGGGCGCCGCCGCTGGGGAGAAGGCTGTCTCCGAGTACAACCAACTCCTGCTCCAGAATGGGGTTCCGGCTCTGGCTGTGGCGGCTTGGCTGGGCTCGGAAGTTGCTGCGGGGCTGGATGCCCCGGCGGCGCCCGGACGTTTCCCGCTGGTGCTCGTGGCGCAGGGGCTGTTTCATTCCGCGCATCATCAGGCGCTGCTGGCCGAGTACCTGGCGAGCCAGGGCTATGCGGTGGCGACGACTCCTTCGTTTGCTCGTGCGTTGCCTCCGGGGCCTGTGGAGGATGTCCTGGCTGGAGCACGGCTTCAGGCCAGACACCTGGAGCGTGCACTGGCAATGCTGCGTTCGGAGTCGATGGTGGACCCTGCGCGCGTGGCCGTGGTGGGGCACAGCTTCGGGGCGCGGGCGGCGTTCCTGTTCTCGCTGCGGCGCCCGGTGGCGGCTTTCGTCAGCTTGGATGGAGGCATTGCCAACCAACAGGGCAAGGATTGGCTGAAGGGCCTCTCGGATTTTCGCCCTGCGGACTTCCACGTGCCGTTGCTGCACCTGTACCAGCCGGGGGATGAGGTGGTGGCGCCGGACTTCGAGTTCGTGCGCTCACTGCGAGGCGCTGACCGCTGGCTGATCCGGATGGAAGGGCTGCGTCACTTGGACTTCACCAGCCTGGGAGCGGCCGCGGCGATCGCTCCTGAGTTGGCTCCTTCGGGACGTGCTGCTCCTACGGCAGAAGCATGGGCCTCCACCGTGCGCGTGACGGGCGTCTTCCTGGATGCTCACTTGCAGGGGCGCCCCGAGGTGCTGACGAGCGCGGCGGCGGGCCTGCCGCCAGGAGCCGTGGAACACCTGAAACCGGCCGCTCCCTGA
- a CDS encoding Tox-REase-5 domain-containing protein, with protein MRRWAVALVLASLAGCSAPTKVVRLETGQGAPVVHIPGRDVGPVEVSEEAFQQAVAQHARAVPSVERPLEYARQVLGVPERSGWYRYEGRSQRLIVSEPGPARNLRLLPEQEELKRRYLLWCEAKWGGGDCLRLLVDKPFLDGDAKYAPAMAIAHSKVLGVMKEELSRMVSPQAVVATVVGGLTMYAVLLALPEPVTKGVAALLTLGAVAYLGWDTVWQLIDGWLVLMREVDEAQDFDGIYAAGEKFSGVMGEKAARAFVMLATVAVGSTASGMAATLPRLPGAGQAAVVAGTQLNVRFTAPALAQVESVAISAEGVTIALAPNAMAMAASGNSGGQAGTQTGPASSGGPGEWVKAGEGMSGQARRYQVQVTGAPEGHVYRVKLGDKYVKFDGYDDGGLIETKSTGYAQWVDKNLDFLRIFNGREQLLDQARRQLRAARGTPIRWIVAEERFASALRKLFKANGLDDIEVIHVPPVP; from the coding sequence ATGCGACGGTGGGCGGTGGCGCTGGTGCTCGCATCCCTGGCGGGATGCAGCGCCCCAACGAAGGTCGTCCGCTTGGAGACAGGCCAGGGCGCGCCTGTCGTTCACATCCCTGGCCGCGATGTGGGGCCGGTGGAGGTGAGCGAAGAGGCGTTCCAGCAAGCCGTGGCGCAGCACGCCCGCGCTGTGCCATCCGTGGAGCGGCCGCTGGAGTACGCCCGGCAGGTGTTGGGAGTGCCCGAGCGCAGTGGGTGGTACCGGTACGAGGGCCGAAGCCAGCGGCTCATCGTGTCCGAGCCAGGCCCCGCCCGGAACTTACGGTTGCTGCCGGAGCAGGAGGAACTGAAGCGCCGCTACCTGCTGTGGTGCGAGGCGAAATGGGGAGGCGGCGACTGCCTGCGGTTGCTGGTGGACAAGCCCTTCTTGGATGGGGATGCCAAGTACGCGCCGGCCATGGCGATTGCCCACAGCAAGGTGCTGGGAGTGATGAAAGAGGAGCTGTCCCGAATGGTGAGCCCTCAGGCCGTGGTGGCCACAGTGGTGGGCGGCCTGACGATGTATGCGGTGTTGCTGGCGCTGCCGGAGCCGGTGACCAAGGGCGTGGCTGCGTTGCTGACGCTGGGGGCGGTGGCGTACCTGGGCTGGGACACGGTGTGGCAGCTGATCGACGGGTGGCTGGTGTTGATGAGGGAGGTGGATGAGGCCCAAGACTTCGACGGCATCTACGCGGCGGGAGAGAAGTTCTCAGGAGTGATGGGGGAGAAGGCTGCGCGGGCGTTCGTGATGTTGGCCACGGTGGCGGTGGGGAGCACCGCCTCGGGGATGGCGGCGACGCTGCCGAGGTTGCCGGGCGCTGGGCAGGCGGCAGTAGTGGCCGGGACGCAGTTGAACGTGCGCTTTACAGCACCCGCGCTGGCCCAAGTGGAGTCGGTGGCCATCAGTGCTGAGGGCGTCACCATCGCGCTGGCGCCTAACGCCATGGCCATGGCCGCGAGCGGCAACTCCGGTGGGCAGGCGGGAACTCAGACCGGGCCAGCCAGCTCCGGTGGCCCAGGGGAGTGGGTCAAGGCGGGCGAGGGCATGTCTGGGCAGGCCCGGCGCTATCAGGTGCAGGTGACGGGCGCTCCCGAGGGTCACGTCTACCGCGTCAAGTTGGGAGATAAATACGTCAAGTTCGATGGCTATGACGACGGGGGGCTCATCGAGACCAAGAGCACCGGTTACGCCCAGTGGGTTGATAAGAACCTGGACTTTCTCAGGATCTTCAATGGGCGTGAACAGTTGCTTGATCAAGCGCGACGCCAATTGAGGGCCGCCAGAGGAACTCCCATCCGGTGGATCGTTGCTGAAGAGCGATTTGCAAGTGCACTCAGGAAGCTGTTCAAGGCAAATGGCCTCGATGACATCGAGGTCATCCATGTTCCTCCCGTTCCATAA
- a CDS encoding Imm52 family immunity protein: protein MLETYYVGSYWLARSESAEACARRAERFFQEIGRCDSAWNSWYRAANSFEEARKRQFVPSAANFESLFAQEEHQIGDGFSFHLWTGDSPEETSGVDGSCGSADTFLPSTCVLEPFDEGPVGARMLSASVMTDALRAMVVAWDPEWGVVTSTAHRDSVTEKPKAGTFVGWVMYFSRLRGPVPPLPAPVRIERVEDKGTLVILTPERFTVSNPEHVALAARVHELLARAGLLGKLRPWPAAAP from the coding sequence ATGCTTGAGACCTACTACGTTGGTTCTTACTGGCTCGCCCGTTCCGAATCTGCCGAAGCGTGCGCACGCCGTGCGGAGCGATTTTTCCAAGAGATAGGCCGTTGCGACTCGGCTTGGAACAGCTGGTATCGGGCAGCAAACTCCTTTGAGGAAGCGCGCAAACGTCAGTTCGTTCCGAGCGCTGCCAACTTCGAGAGTTTGTTCGCACAGGAGGAACATCAAATCGGGGATGGCTTTTCCTTCCACCTGTGGACCGGTGACAGCCCAGAGGAAACGTCTGGCGTCGACGGGTCGTGTGGTTCCGCTGACACCTTTCTTCCTTCGACTTGTGTCCTCGAACCCTTCGATGAAGGGCCTGTCGGAGCACGGATGCTGAGCGCCTCTGTAATGACCGATGCGCTACGAGCCATGGTCGTGGCTTGGGACCCAGAGTGGGGGGTGGTGACTTCTACTGCGCATCGGGACAGCGTCACGGAGAAGCCGAAGGCAGGCACCTTCGTGGGGTGGGTGATGTACTTCTCTCGCCTGCGAGGCCCCGTGCCCCCACTGCCCGCTCCCGTTCGCATCGAGCGGGTGGAGGACAAGGGCACCCTCGTCATCCTCACCCCCGAGCGGTTCACTGTCTCCAACCCGGAGCATGTCGCTCTCGCGGCGCGCGTCCATGAACTGCTGGCGCGCGCCGGGCTTCTCGGGAAGTTGCGGCCGTGGCCGGCTGCGGCGCCCTGA
- a CDS encoding tetratricopeptide repeat protein has protein sequence MSDSEQEPKTAPASGPPPEADTVIRSSSSLSPGKEVTWLSSIPTPGQTLAGRYMIFEQLGQGGMGVVLAAYDTRLDRRIALKLLRSQEDASDSAGDGEARLVREAQAMARLNHLHVVAVYDAGPLEDGSLFIAMEYVEGQTLRKWRDEQPRTWRQVLAAYLAAGRGLAAAHAAGLIHRDFKPDNVLVGKDGRVRVTDFGLARTNPGPTNAEQVPASLSSDTWDSALTVPGTLMGTPKYMAPELMRGEAAGVRSDLYAFCVSLYEALYGQLPFPASSMAEYSRARREGRLLPPPTSSDVPPWLARTVLQGLHVDPLQRPSSMEALLMALANDPEEKRRAQRMTGTLTSVGLLLAALAIWGWGRQHAQEPTCSQVSRRLDGIWDEAVKVRVRQSLLGTNLPYAAATAERVTTALQGYAERWVKQSQALCQAEQTAQNSRLAALRESCLERRRSRLHATTELLARGADPELLEKAAQAAQSLPPLEDCEDDKALTAAVPPPEDPGIRAQVEALQKKEDRVEALLVSGKYKEGLAAAEPLLHEVEPVGDAPLTAHLLFLTGRLRHDTGDYKGAEAALRQALAESARGKDRVLMSRSLSYLLIVTGVRQKRLQEATPLAPIVEAVAEATEDDVALALALHHLSVLHQEMGQYPEAWEKATRALALREKALGPEHPDVASSLQHLSHIAWWMGKYPLALEMAERSLALKKKVLGPEHPEVAKALKPAAAALRDLGRYEEARERFAQVLALQEKVLGPEHPDVASALSNLSGVLTDLGRFEEAVQYSERALALKEKLLGKDHPDLASTLNNLGNALSEMGRHREAMERHAHALSLQEKARGPQHPLVALALTLLGTDLMNLGRYEEARQKLERALAIQEKAYGKDHPDLSYVLMAQGELLLAQRRPIEALPVLERALKLSPEGGILAEVQFPLARAIWEARRGERPRAVTLATAARMHWQQVGQGSKQDLISQWLAAHPSP, from the coding sequence ATGAGTGATTCCGAGCAGGAACCGAAGACGGCCCCCGCCTCCGGCCCGCCGCCAGAGGCCGACACCGTCATCCGCTCCTCCTCCTCGCTCTCCCCGGGAAAAGAAGTCACCTGGCTCTCTTCCATCCCCACCCCAGGCCAGACGCTCGCTGGCCGGTACATGATCTTCGAGCAGCTGGGCCAGGGCGGCATGGGCGTGGTGCTGGCGGCCTATGACACGCGGCTGGATCGGCGCATCGCCCTCAAGCTGCTGCGCTCCCAAGAGGACGCCAGCGACAGCGCCGGCGACGGCGAGGCCCGCCTCGTGCGCGAGGCCCAGGCCATGGCGCGCCTCAACCACCTCCACGTGGTGGCTGTCTACGACGCCGGGCCTCTGGAGGATGGCTCCCTCTTCATCGCCATGGAGTACGTGGAGGGGCAGACGCTGCGGAAGTGGCGGGACGAGCAGCCTCGCACGTGGCGCCAAGTACTGGCCGCCTACCTCGCGGCGGGCCGGGGACTGGCCGCCGCCCACGCCGCGGGCCTCATCCATCGGGACTTCAAGCCGGACAACGTGCTGGTGGGCAAGGACGGCCGCGTCCGGGTGACGGACTTCGGGCTGGCACGCACCAACCCTGGCCCCACCAACGCCGAGCAAGTACCCGCCTCGCTCTCCTCGGACACGTGGGACAGCGCCCTCACCGTGCCGGGCACGCTGATGGGCACGCCCAAGTACATGGCCCCCGAGCTGATGCGCGGGGAGGCCGCGGGCGTCCGCAGCGATCTCTACGCTTTTTGCGTCTCGCTCTACGAGGCCCTCTATGGGCAGCTCCCCTTCCCGGCCAGCAGCATGGCCGAGTACTCGCGCGCCCGGCGCGAGGGCCGCCTGCTGCCGCCGCCCACCTCGTCTGACGTTCCACCCTGGCTGGCGCGCACGGTGCTCCAGGGGCTGCACGTAGACCCCCTGCAGCGCCCCTCCTCCATGGAGGCGCTGCTCATGGCCCTGGCGAATGATCCCGAGGAGAAGCGCCGAGCCCAGCGGATGACCGGGACCCTCACCTCGGTGGGGCTGCTGCTGGCCGCGCTGGCCATCTGGGGCTGGGGCCGCCAGCACGCGCAGGAGCCCACGTGCAGTCAGGTGTCGCGTCGGCTGGACGGCATCTGGGACGAGGCCGTGAAGGTGCGGGTGCGCCAGTCGCTGCTGGGCACAAACCTGCCGTACGCGGCGGCCACCGCCGAGCGCGTCACCACCGCCCTCCAGGGCTACGCCGAGCGGTGGGTGAAGCAGAGCCAGGCGCTGTGTCAGGCGGAGCAGACGGCGCAGAACTCGCGGCTGGCGGCGCTGCGCGAGTCCTGCCTGGAGCGGCGCCGCAGCCGGCTCCACGCCACCACGGAGCTGCTGGCGCGAGGCGCCGACCCTGAGTTGCTGGAGAAGGCGGCCCAGGCGGCCCAGTCGCTGCCTCCGCTCGAGGACTGCGAGGACGACAAGGCGCTCACCGCTGCCGTGCCTCCGCCGGAGGATCCGGGCATCCGCGCTCAGGTGGAGGCCCTCCAGAAGAAGGAGGATCGGGTGGAGGCGCTCCTGGTCTCCGGCAAGTACAAGGAGGGACTGGCCGCCGCGGAGCCGCTGCTGCACGAGGTGGAGCCCGTGGGCGATGCGCCGCTCACCGCGCACCTGCTGTTCCTCACGGGCCGGCTCCGCCACGACACCGGCGACTACAAGGGCGCCGAAGCAGCCCTGCGCCAGGCCCTCGCCGAGAGTGCGCGCGGCAAGGATCGGGTGCTCATGTCCCGGTCGCTGAGCTACCTCCTCATCGTCACGGGGGTGCGGCAGAAGCGCCTGCAGGAGGCCACGCCACTGGCGCCCATCGTCGAAGCCGTGGCGGAGGCCACCGAAGACGACGTCGCGCTGGCGCTCGCGCTGCACCACCTGAGCGTCCTGCACCAGGAGATGGGGCAATACCCGGAGGCCTGGGAGAAGGCCACCCGCGCCCTCGCCCTGCGGGAGAAGGCCCTGGGCCCCGAGCACCCGGACGTGGCCAGCTCCCTCCAGCACCTGAGCCACATCGCATGGTGGATGGGCAAGTACCCGCTGGCCCTGGAGATGGCCGAGCGCTCGCTGGCCCTGAAGAAGAAGGTCCTGGGCCCGGAGCATCCCGAGGTGGCCAAGGCGCTCAAGCCCGCGGCCGCCGCGCTGCGGGATCTCGGCCGCTATGAGGAGGCGCGCGAGCGGTTCGCACAGGTGCTGGCCCTCCAGGAGAAGGTGCTCGGGCCTGAGCATCCGGACGTGGCCAGCGCCCTGAGCAACCTGAGCGGGGTGCTCACCGACCTGGGCCGCTTCGAGGAGGCGGTCCAGTACTCGGAGCGGGCCCTGGCCTTGAAGGAGAAGCTCCTGGGCAAGGACCACCCGGACCTGGCCAGCACGCTCAACAACCTGGGCAACGCGCTGTCGGAGATGGGACGCCACCGGGAAGCAATGGAGCGGCACGCGCACGCCCTCTCGCTCCAGGAGAAGGCCCGAGGGCCTCAGCACCCACTGGTGGCCCTGGCGCTCACCTTGCTGGGCACGGACCTGATGAACCTGGGGCGGTACGAGGAGGCCCGGCAGAAGCTCGAGCGCGCGCTGGCCATCCAGGAGAAGGCCTACGGCAAGGACCACCCGGATCTGTCCTACGTGCTCATGGCCCAGGGCGAGCTGCTTCTGGCGCAGCGCCGGCCAATCGAGGCGCTGCCGGTGCTGGAGCGCGCCCTGAAGCTGAGCCCCGAGGGAGGCATCCTCGCCGAGGTGCAGTTCCCCCTGGCCCGAGCGATCTGGGAGGCCCGGCGCGGCGAGCGGCCGCGCGCGGTGACGCTGGCCACCGCGGCCCGGATGCACTGGCAGCAGGTAGGCCAGGGTTCCAAGCAGGACCTCATCTCGCAGTGGCTGGCGGCCCACCCCAGCCCCTGA
- a CDS encoding tetratricopeptide repeat protein — MGHLDTAEITRFLRGQLSPERSAEVERHLAGCEQCAGRLSAETDGATDALPAAEQSYVTAAVFAEQAPPIDPSPSPSASPTVPPVSAAVEAVMPQWVKEGRTPDRGEQVGRYLVLEKVGQGGMGIVYSAWDPDLGRRVAIKLLRTDKQHAEGRTIGQARLLREAQAMARVSHPHVISVFDVGTLGEGVFVAMEFVDGTTLKKWVKDEKHSWHEVLDTFLSAGRGLAGAHAAGLVHRDFKPDNVLIGKDGRVRVTDFGLARMAEDGVEPARPALPEGALDHAAPELVQVTLDGQAVGTLMYMSPEQRRGEAPDARGDQFSFCVALYWALFGVWPFDRTRSSARDADYSPPSSHKGTSRPSQRPGDLRPIDPVTGAFEPPKDSKIPAFIKKAIMRGLAPDPGHRFPSMDALLRELEYRPRVRRLAAGAAALTVVALGSGYGWYAHRASQAQAQLCTGAEQKLAGIWDDAARKKVADALVATGKPEAADVASRVTRMLDTYAQGWVTESTEACRATRLRGEQTEQLHSLRVVCLERRLQDVKAVTGVLASADAALLPKAVDTVAVLPSLRACADVATLSQVEAPPEDPKIRGEIDRISGELARLKAMTDAGRYKPAREVAEQTVKAASTLGYRPLVAEALYGQGFLEARSADYVQAERHLTQAVWTAHASHNDAVAARAMGSMAFTLGADPKRLNEALQWSELTKASIARMGGNEDLEMDVETSLGIIYSRADKPDEALGHVERALQLNERLFGKENARRPSILVNLGVVLRKLERFDDALQALREGIAIREKVHGPTHPSLGSLNYVIAQVLLKTGDIEQARTYASRALEIRLAAYGPEHPEVGDAYDLVGIANTLAGKHTEALESFLKAMALKEKALGKDHLYISNSAVGAGLAYLDLKQPERAMPLFERALVLNTEEEPVRGDAFFGIAQALDALKRKEVEVVDAARKARAAFVSVKDTLRTAEVDDWLAKRAKPQSKVRAAKHP, encoded by the coding sequence ATGGGGCACCTCGACACCGCCGAAATCACCCGGTTCCTCCGGGGCCAGCTCTCGCCCGAGCGCTCCGCGGAGGTGGAGCGCCACCTGGCGGGCTGTGAGCAATGCGCCGGGCGGCTCTCCGCCGAGACGGATGGGGCCACCGACGCGCTACCGGCGGCGGAGCAGAGCTACGTCACGGCGGCGGTGTTCGCCGAACAGGCGCCGCCCATCGATCCCTCGCCTTCGCCTTCTGCTTCACCCACGGTTCCTCCGGTGTCCGCGGCGGTAGAGGCCGTCATGCCCCAGTGGGTGAAGGAGGGGCGCACGCCCGATCGCGGCGAGCAAGTGGGGCGCTACCTCGTCCTGGAGAAGGTGGGCCAGGGCGGCATGGGCATTGTGTATTCGGCGTGGGATCCGGATCTGGGCCGCCGCGTGGCCATCAAGCTGCTGCGCACGGACAAGCAGCACGCCGAGGGGCGGACGATTGGCCAGGCGCGGCTGCTGCGCGAGGCGCAGGCGATGGCGCGCGTGTCGCATCCGCATGTCATCTCCGTGTTCGACGTGGGGACGCTGGGCGAGGGCGTCTTCGTCGCCATGGAGTTCGTGGACGGCACCACGCTGAAGAAGTGGGTGAAGGACGAGAAGCACTCGTGGCACGAGGTGCTGGACACCTTCCTGTCGGCGGGCCGGGGCCTTGCGGGCGCGCATGCGGCGGGGCTGGTGCACCGGGACTTCAAGCCGGACAACGTGCTGATTGGGAAGGATGGACGGGTGCGGGTGACGGACTTCGGCCTGGCGCGCATGGCCGAGGACGGGGTGGAGCCAGCGCGGCCCGCGCTGCCGGAGGGAGCGCTCGATCACGCGGCGCCGGAGCTGGTCCAGGTGACGCTGGATGGCCAGGCGGTGGGTACGCTCATGTACATGTCCCCGGAGCAGCGGCGCGGAGAGGCGCCCGATGCACGCGGGGATCAGTTCAGCTTCTGCGTGGCGCTGTACTGGGCACTGTTCGGGGTGTGGCCGTTCGATCGCACGCGCTCGTCGGCGCGGGATGCGGACTACAGCCCGCCCTCCTCTCATAAGGGGACCTCGCGGCCGAGCCAGCGGCCCGGAGACTTGCGCCCCATCGATCCGGTGACGGGAGCCTTCGAGCCACCCAAGGACTCCAAGATTCCCGCCTTCATCAAGAAGGCGATCATGCGCGGCCTGGCGCCCGACCCGGGGCATCGCTTCCCATCGATGGACGCGCTGCTGCGAGAGCTGGAGTACCGGCCTCGGGTGAGGCGGCTGGCGGCGGGAGCGGCGGCGCTGACGGTGGTGGCGCTGGGCAGCGGCTATGGGTGGTATGCGCATCGGGCCTCGCAGGCGCAGGCGCAGCTGTGCACGGGCGCGGAGCAGAAGCTGGCGGGCATCTGGGATGACGCGGCCCGGAAGAAGGTGGCCGATGCGCTGGTGGCCACGGGGAAGCCCGAGGCGGCGGATGTGGCCTCGCGGGTGACGCGGATGCTGGACACGTACGCGCAGGGCTGGGTAACGGAGAGCACGGAGGCGTGCCGCGCCACGCGGCTCCGGGGCGAGCAGACGGAGCAGTTGCACTCGCTGCGCGTGGTGTGCCTGGAGCGGCGGCTGCAGGACGTGAAGGCGGTGACGGGCGTGCTGGCCTCGGCGGACGCGGCACTGCTTCCCAAGGCGGTGGACACGGTGGCGGTGCTGCCCTCGCTGCGGGCCTGTGCCGACGTGGCGACGCTGAGCCAGGTGGAGGCACCGCCGGAGGATCCGAAGATCCGCGGGGAGATCGACCGCATCTCGGGGGAGCTGGCGCGGCTCAAGGCGATGACGGACGCGGGCCGCTACAAGCCGGCGAGGGAGGTGGCGGAGCAAACGGTGAAGGCGGCCTCCACGCTGGGCTACCGGCCCCTGGTGGCCGAGGCGCTGTACGGGCAGGGCTTCCTGGAAGCGCGCTCGGCGGACTACGTGCAGGCAGAGCGGCACCTGACGCAGGCGGTGTGGACGGCGCACGCCTCACACAATGACGCGGTGGCGGCACGGGCCATGGGCTCGATGGCGTTCACCCTGGGGGCGGATCCGAAGCGGCTCAACGAGGCGCTCCAATGGAGCGAGCTGACGAAGGCCTCCATCGCGCGGATGGGGGGCAATGAGGACCTCGAGATGGACGTCGAGACCTCGCTGGGGATCATCTATTCGAGGGCGGACAAGCCGGACGAGGCGCTGGGACACGTGGAGCGCGCGCTGCAGCTCAACGAGCGGCTCTTCGGCAAGGAGAACGCGCGCCGCCCGAGCATCCTGGTGAACCTGGGGGTGGTGCTCCGGAAGCTGGAGCGGTTCGATGACGCGCTCCAGGCGCTGCGGGAGGGCATTGCCATCCGCGAGAAGGTGCACGGGCCGACGCACCCTTCGCTTGGCAGCTTGAACTACGTGATTGCGCAGGTGCTGCTCAAGACAGGGGACATCGAGCAGGCGCGGACGTATGCGAGCCGGGCACTGGAGATCCGCCTGGCAGCCTATGGCCCCGAGCACCCCGAGGTGGGGGATGCGTACGATCTGGTGGGTATTGCGAACACGCTTGCGGGCAAGCACACGGAGGCGCTGGAGTCCTTCTTGAAGGCGATGGCGCTGAAGGAGAAGGCGCTCGGCAAGGATCACCTGTACATCTCGAACTCGGCGGTGGGAGCGGGTCTGGCGTACCTGGATCTGAAGCAGCCCGAGCGGGCCATGCCCCTCTTCGAGCGAGCCCTCGTGCTCAACACGGAGGAGGAGCCCGTCCGGGGCGATGCGTTCTTCGGCATCGCGCAGGCGCTGGACGCGCTGAAACGCAAGGAGGTGGAGGTGGTGGACGCCGCCCGAAAGGCCCGCGCGGCGTTCGTGAGCGTGAAGGACACCTTGCGCACGGCGGAGGTGGACGACTGGCTGGCGAAACGCGCGAAACCCCAGAGCAAGGTCCGGGCCGCCAAACACCCCTGA